In Clostridium swellfunianum, a genomic segment contains:
- a CDS encoding sugar phosphate isomerase/epimerase family protein, whose translation MSNFSIGVILESFRTDIPSAIKKAAEVGAQGIQVYSTYGEMSPDNLTAAKKKEFVDIIKSHGLTIAALCGDLGHGFGNAEKNPHLIEQSKKILHLAKELGTDVVTTHIGVIPQDSDHDRYKIMQEACFELASYADSLQAHFAVETGPETAAVLKGFLDSLNSKGVAVNLDPANLVMVTGDDPVAAVYTLKDYIVHTHAKDGRRLLVKDPEIIYGIIEDEIKSGQAFIELPLGKGDVDFKNYLKALDEIGYKGFLTIEREVGDKPEADIKLAVDFLKAHMR comes from the coding sequence ATGTCCAATTTTTCAATCGGCGTCATTTTGGAATCGTTTAGAACCGACATTCCCTCTGCAATAAAAAAAGCTGCAGAGGTTGGTGCACAAGGCATTCAAGTGTATTCTACCTATGGAGAAATGTCTCCTGATAATCTGACAGCGGCTAAGAAAAAAGAATTTGTTGATATTATCAAATCCCATGGACTTACAATAGCAGCTCTTTGCGGAGACCTTGGCCATGGCTTTGGAAATGCTGAGAAAAATCCGCATTTAATTGAGCAGTCAAAGAAAATTCTTCACCTTGCTAAAGAATTAGGCACCGATGTTGTTACTACGCATATAGGAGTTATTCCACAGGATTCAGATCACGACAGGTACAAAATTATGCAGGAAGCTTGCTTTGAGCTTGCCAGTTATGCAGACAGCCTTCAAGCACACTTTGCTGTTGAGACAGGTCCTGAAACTGCTGCAGTACTAAAAGGCTTTCTTGACAGCCTAAACTCAAAGGGTGTTGCAGTAAATCTGGACCCTGCAAACCTTGTAATGGTAACAGGTGATGACCCTGTAGCTGCAGTTTATACCCTTAAGGATTATATTGTTCATACTCATGCAAAGGATGGCAGACGTCTTTTGGTAAAGGATCCGGAGATTATATACGGCATTATTGAAGATGAAATTAAATCCGGTCAAGCCTTTATTGAACTGCCTCTGGGCAAAGGGGATGTGGACTTTAAAAACTATTTAAAAGCCCTTGATGAAATTGGATACAAGGGTTTCCTAACAATCGAACGTGAAGTTGGAGACAAACCTGAAGCTGATATCAAGCTTGCTGTAGATTTTTTAAAAGCTCATATGAGATAA
- a CDS encoding sugar phosphate isomerase/epimerase family protein — translation MKVSVSTYSYIQLINKGVLTQLDCISKAKEMGFDAIEIESIRPHDDSSPMEYAKKLRDEAALLNMPISSFTFGADFLTGSNGDVNAEISRVKGMIDIAEALGAKIVRHDATYGYPQNLRKYRGFEDALPILADACRQVTEYAAAKGIRTTVENHGFFSQDSERVEKLVNAVAHENFGLLVDMGNFLCADEDPAIAVGRVAPYAFYAHAKDFHVKSCMGPNPGQGFFKSRNGNYLRGAIIGHGDVPVRHCLTALKKAGYDSYIAIEFEGMEEPIMALSIGLENLRRYLTEIE, via the coding sequence ATGAAAGTTTCAGTAAGTACCTACAGCTACATTCAGCTTATAAACAAAGGTGTTTTAACACAGCTTGACTGTATAAGTAAAGCAAAAGAAATGGGCTTTGATGCCATAGAAATTGAAAGCATTCGCCCACATGATGATTCTTCTCCCATGGAATATGCAAAAAAGCTTCGTGATGAGGCTGCGCTATTGAATATGCCTATATCTAGCTTTACCTTTGGTGCAGATTTCCTCACAGGCAGCAACGGTGATGTAAATGCAGAGATTTCAAGAGTAAAAGGAATGATAGATATAGCAGAGGCTTTAGGGGCAAAAATTGTGAGACACGATGCAACTTACGGCTATCCGCAAAACTTAAGAAAATATAGGGGTTTTGAGGATGCACTTCCGATACTTGCAGATGCCTGCCGCCAAGTAACAGAGTATGCCGCTGCTAAAGGTATAAGGACAACAGTTGAAAATCATGGTTTCTTCAGCCAGGACAGCGAAAGAGTTGAAAAACTTGTGAACGCTGTGGCTCATGAAAACTTTGGCTTACTTGTAGATATGGGCAACTTCCTGTGCGCAGACGAAGACCCAGCCATAGCCGTTGGCAGAGTTGCTCCTTACGCCTTTTATGCCCACGCAAAGGATTTCCATGTAAAAAGCTGTATGGGACCAAATCCCGGTCAAGGCTTCTTCAAATCAAGAAATGGAAATTACCTAAGAGGTGCCATCATCGGCCATGGTGATGTTCCTGTACGCCATTGCCTTACTGCATTAAAGAAAGCAGGCTACGACAGCTATATTGCAATTGAATTTGAGGGCATGGAAGAACCAATAATGGCTTTGTCAATTGGACTTGAAAACTTGAGGAGATACCTTACTGAGATAGAATAA
- a CDS encoding Gfo/Idh/MocA family protein, with protein MDKKIKIGIIGTGSISNTHLQAYSKNPNVELYAFCDINEERLKTMAEKYGVTRTFTDMHEMLKLEEIDAVSVCTWNSQHAPCTIAALNAGKHVLCEKPMATSAKEAREMNAAAEKNGKLLMIGFVRRFGNDCAILQDFIDNGYFGDLYYAKATYLRRKGNPGGWFGDKSRSGGGPLIDLGVHVIDLVRYLFGNPKPVSVYGATFQKLFDRKDVKDSIGYSAASKTDNDICDVEDLASAMIRFDNGAVLHIEASFSLNLKKDEGKIELFGTKAGAKLDPSLEIYSNINNYMSNVQLCTKTDLDFNGLFEKEINHFVSCVKDGITCMAPAQDGIELMTILDAVYESARTGHEVVINN; from the coding sequence ATGGATAAGAAGATTAAAATAGGTATTATAGGGACAGGAAGTATATCCAATACTCATTTGCAGGCATACAGTAAAAACCCTAATGTTGAACTTTATGCCTTTTGTGATATCAATGAAGAACGCTTAAAGACTATGGCTGAAAAGTATGGAGTTACAAGAACCTTTACTGATATGCATGAAATGTTAAAGCTTGAAGAAATTGATGCAGTCAGCGTATGCACCTGGAACTCACAGCATGCCCCTTGCACCATCGCAGCACTTAACGCTGGCAAGCACGTATTATGTGAAAAACCAATGGCTACCTCTGCAAAAGAGGCTAGAGAAATGAATGCCGCTGCTGAAAAAAATGGCAAGCTTTTAATGATTGGTTTTGTTAGACGCTTCGGTAATGACTGTGCAATTCTGCAGGATTTTATAGACAATGGTTATTTCGGCGATTTATATTATGCCAAAGCTACCTACTTAAGAAGAAAAGGGAATCCTGGAGGATGGTTTGGTGATAAGTCCCGCTCAGGAGGAGGTCCATTAATCGACCTTGGAGTACACGTTATCGATTTGGTAAGGTATTTGTTTGGAAATCCGAAGCCTGTATCTGTTTATGGCGCTACCTTTCAAAAGTTATTTGACAGAAAGGATGTTAAGGACTCTATAGGCTACTCTGCCGCTTCAAAAACTGACAATGACATTTGTGATGTTGAGGATTTAGCTAGTGCTATGATCCGCTTTGACAACGGTGCAGTACTTCACATAGAAGCAAGCTTCAGTTTGAACCTGAAAAAAGATGAAGGCAAGATTGAATTGTTTGGTACCAAAGCAGGTGCCAAGCTGGATCCATCTCTTGAAATATACTCGAATATAAATAATTATATGTCCAATGTTCAGTTATGCACCAAAACTGATCTGGATTTTAACGGCCTGTTTGAAAAAGAAATCAATCACTTCGTCTCCTGCGTAAAGGATGGAATAACTTGCATGGCCCCTGCTCAGGATGGAATTGAGCTTATGACCATACTTGATGCAGTTTATGAATCCGCAAGGACTGGGCATGAAGTAGTTATTAATAATTAA